ATCTTCCATATccaacgaaatatataaaatatcagctGTTCATTAGCGatgttaataataagagatatataattataatcgggCCGATTATATTCTGCGCCGAAGCTATTCTTATAGTAATATGTTTCACCCTGCCTAAAAGGGATAAATAAAGTTAGTCATGCTACGGTGCTCAATCTAAATCCATCTTGTATCAGGGCCATTTACTGCGCGTGGTGGTGGTTCTTTATACTTGCGATAATACGCGGCGCGCTTTGATAATGTTTAATCGTAaccattatattaattatttatcttgcaCCCTGCCTGAAAGGGATAAAAGATGGTCCTAATCGCCATTTCAATCACAAGgaacatttcaaaatatttattaaatatatacttaatctGTAGATTACTCCAATACCTTAATAATACatggatgaaatattaatatgtaaatacaagaaaaaaaaaatgaaaaaattaaaatgagacattctgtataaaaaacttgaaattataaaataaattgtaaaataaaatattggaaataattttgttaaatgttttatatatatataatgatattataatatgagaagaatattttatacagtgttaaaatatttttgcaatatagaAGAGACAATcccaaatataaaagttgatattatatacaaaaataccaATTGAagtttacttattaaattataaatgatttaagttTTCATTAAATGAAGCAAAACAAAGGCAGAATAAGCTAATGATGTAACAGTAATAATAATGTCTTACTCTgcatttcatttcatctaaCACAAAGTTAAGttgcttataacttaataagaTTTCTAGAATCGATCCTTCAAAGATGtttcaacaaataaattaacatgtgtatgcataaatatataattttatatatcacagTAATCTAcagattgaataatataatcgtaaaaatttaaataaatccttCCGCTGcaacaaatcaatttttcattataatgtgATATCATTTGGCGATGAGTAAAAATACGCttacgattaatttaaaatctatcagTCTCAACGTTTAACCCTGcctaaaagggaaaaaaaagatggtCATGCGAGTTTGCTCTTTACACAATTGGGACCCTAAATAGCACATTCATGATACAATACAATTTCTAGAAACttgttcgaattttcgaattaatttctagaaattaacaaaaaaaatttttgtattgtacTTCTTCATTGAAATTGCTCCGGTTATTATCTCGACTAAGATTTCATCGTAAAATTCCTacgatttatgtaaataatcagTCGTCGAAAATACTGATAAATGCTCGTGTAAATTGTATATgaacatgataaaaaaaaaaataaatgtgtacaaagtctttaatttaaatcgtacTTATCacattttcctctttttctttgtttttatgacatatgatttttttatacaattgttTGATCTGTCCATGTTTGCTTTTATGTGAGTGATTTATTAAGGAAACTCACAAACTTGCTTTTGTTGATCAACGATGAAATCTTAATCAAGTATCTTTTTCAACGATCTTGATATTTCATCCGAAGCAAATTCCTTTGGAATATAAGGGCCCTCTCTTAGGAAACAAAGtcttatattctaaattacaataacaagaaaaaagaaaataaaatataattttttcggaAAATTTAACGTTTCGGTGTTAATCTTGtcacaattttcgaattttcatttttcataattgttctttgattcgaataaataaataaatttttaatatttaagcaaacttattataaaattaatatataaaatttcatattaacaaCGACTTTTTAGTATGTCTttcgaaaaagtaaaattttgatagaaaacGATCCATAGAATTCTTTTCATTGAAatgttattcgaattaaattttaaaattcaagtttAACATCGAAAACACTCGAGACATATCTTGAAAACAATGTTTAAgagattcttaatttttatttggaacGATAGTTCATTGTTTTCTTTaagcatttttaaaatttgataagatttcgattatatattattgataaaaatatggataaatattttcttgcatcttgaaataataaaaattaataaatctcttttatctcttttgttattttatatatttgattttgtattcgaaatataaattgtaaattttgaataaaaatattatctttaacactagaatcattaatttatatgtatttaaatatattataaacagatgatttacatacaataattaaatttaattaaatataatatgaaaatataaatttcgttaaaaacctatacatttttactaattgcaaaatttaaaactctTTCTCAATAATTCTagtgttaaataatatactgaaaggttattttcaatctttatctcaaaataattttcaacagaTCATGATGAGTTAAATAGCAatcttattaatcattaattaatttatcaatgtaAATCAAAACTATCGTTCCATCGTATACCTGACTTAACCTATTGTACTTACGTGGGCTTCTTGtttattcttgtttattttccGCTCTTGTTTTCGTTTACAATTCAATTCTTCTTGTATCTCTAACAAAGTTTTCCCTTTTGTTTCTGGGACCATAaagagtataaaaataattccaagaaAACAACTGATCGCAAACCAACCGAAAGAAGTATAAACACCGTAAAAATCGGAAATAACTTGAtacattttcgaaacgaagaatgCTAATAAAGAAGCCCACAAGTTTGCTGCAGACACAGCAGCTCCTTTAACGTTAGTTGGAAATAATTCTCCGAGCATCATATAGGCTAATGGATTCAAACCTAATGcgataattaattcgtaaaatataatagaggcATAAAGAACCCAACCAAAACCTGTCATGTCTACCAGCATGTAAAGtttaagaagataaaatgTTCCAGCAACAGTTAAAGACAATCCACCAAGAAATGTACTAATGAGAAGTAACGGTCTTCTTCCTAATTTGTCCACCAGAGCTGCGGCACCAACACCTGCTACCAACTGAAGAACACTTAAAATGATCACTGCTACTGCAGCTGATAAATTTGTATCACCCTCTTCAAGAATTTCTTGAGTATACGATTCTATGGCAGCCAAACCGCTGAATTGCAAGATTAACTGAAGGCCAAAACTGATTAACATAGCTCTTCTATTACCTTTAGTGTTGAAAAGATCCCAAATATATCCTCTATCACTGAGATCCTTGATCATAGTTTTTTGCATTTGCTCCATATCTTCTTCCAATTGATCTTCCGTCGCATATCTTTTAAGCcgttttaaactatttatcgCTTTATCCTCGCGAttcttcattaataaataataaggagATTCTGGCATCCAACCGAAtgttaaaagaaagattacAGGCATTACAGCACAGCTGTAAGCCAAACATTCGTACGACACAAATGGACCAATCGCGTGAGCGTACAATTCGCCAAAAGTTACCATAAGTTTGATAAAAGAACCTAGAGATCCTCTAATCTCCTTGTCGGCGATCTCACCGATATACATTGGGCAAATAACATAACCTATACCAAGCCCA
This DNA window, taken from Apis mellifera strain DH4 linkage group LG12, Amel_HAv3.1, whole genome shotgun sequence, encodes the following:
- the LOC412797 gene encoding facilitated trehalose transporter Tret1 produces the protein MNKSRIKWWPQYLAAITATLCLAAAGTQIGWTSPILPKLKSPNSRVPLTSDDASWIASFSLLGSIPSIILSGFIVDRLGRKTSLLISGIPHIISWILIIVAWNPYVLYLSRFIGGIGLGIGYVICPMYIGEIADKEIRGSLGSFIKLMVTFGELYAHAIGPFVSYECLAYSCAVMPVIFLLTFGWMPESPYYLLMKNREDKAINSLKRLKRYATEDQLEEDMEQMQKTMIKDLSDRGYIWDLFNTKGNRRAMLISFGLQLILQFSGLAAIESYTQEILEEGDTNLSAAVAVIILSVLQLVAGVGAAALVDKLGRRPLLLISTFLGGLSLTVAGTFYLLKLYMLVDMTGFGWVLYASIIFYELIIALGLNPLAYMMLGELFPTNVKGAAVSAANLWASLLAFFVSKMYQVISDFYGVYTSFGWFAISCFLGIIFILFMVPETKGKTLLEIQEELNCKRKQERKINKNKQEAHVSTIG